In Miscanthus floridulus cultivar M001 chromosome 5, ASM1932011v1, whole genome shotgun sequence, one genomic interval encodes:
- the LOC136450999 gene encoding probable UDP-N-acetylglucosamine--peptide N-acetylglucosaminyltransferase SEC isoform X2 has translation MLSICGRGGGAVAAGEEQRAPYPPLPPYPRPLQLGATIDALILNQLQVDERTRLDIAQQSYNAGDFRAALEQSNAIYRENPRRLENLLLLGAVYFQLREFDMCIAKNEEAIAIQPNFPEFFNNMASAWREKGDIDHAIQCYEHAIQLRPTFADAFSNLANAYTRKGNLIKASTCCHQALALNPRLVDAYCNLGDVLKAQGSYRDAYNCFREVVSILPSCASAWCNIAGLFMQWGDFNKAAFYYKEAIKFKPSFYDAHLNLGNLYKAVGMCQDAIICYQNAAQAWPQNAVPYGSLGDAYYEQGQLDLAILSYRHATNCNPSYVEAYNNLGNALKGSGKCDEAICCYQTCLALQPNHPQALTNLGNVYMERSMLDIAASHFMAVLAVTTGLSAPYNNLAMIYKQQGSYDNAISCYNEVLRVDPLAADGLVNRGNTLKEAGRVSEAIQDYLQAAAIRPTMAEAHANLAYAGLLDSAIVSYKQALQLRPDFPEVTCNLLHTLQCVCDWDGREEKLIKVEGIIRQQIQMSLLPSMQPFHAMALPIDPTLELEISKKYADHYSLVALRFGLPAFTYPSRTPIKTDDRTSRLRIGYVSSDFGNHPLSHLMGSVFGMHNKDIVEVFCYALSRDDGTEWRQRIKGEAEHFTDVSTMPSDMIAKVINEDKIQILINLNGYTKGARNEIFAMQPAPIQVSYMGFPSTTGASYIDYLITDEFVSLLKYSHIYLEKLVHLPYCYFVSDYKQKNQEALDPVCPHKRADYGLPEDKFIFACFNQLYKMDPDIFETWCNILKCVSNSVLWLLRFPAAGEMRLRAYAISKGVRADQIIFTDVAAKTEHIRRSVLADLFLDTPLCNGHTTGTDVLWAGLPMITLALQKMATRVAGSLCLATRVGEEMIVNSLKEYEERAVFLATHPSKLQALTNRLKAVRMTCPLFDTSRWVRNLERAYLRMWHLYCSGSHPQHFKVVEDDTQFPFDG, from the exons ATGCTCTCCATttgcggccgcggcggtggcgcCGTGGCAGCTGGGGAGGAACAGCGCGCGCCCTACCCGCCCCTTCCTCCCTACCCGCGGCCGCTGCAGCTCGGCGCGACGATCGATGCCCTGATACTGAACCAGCTCCAAG TTGACGAACGCACGCGGCTCGACATCGCGCAACAGAGTTACAACGCAGGGGATTTCAGAGCGGCACTTGAACAGAGCAATGCCATTTACAGGGAGAACCCCCGGCGCTTGGAGAACCTCCTGCTTCTCGGCGCCGTTTATTTCCAG ctCCGGGAGTTTGACATGTGCATCGCCAAGAACGAGGAGGCTATTGCAATCCAGCCCAATTTTCCGGAGTTCTTCAACAACATGGCGAGTGCATGGAGG GAGAAAGGTGATATAGATCATGCCATCCAGTGCTATGAACATGCAATTCAG CTCCGGCCCACGTTCGCTGATGCATTCTCAAACTTAGCGAATGCTTATACTCGAAAAGGAAATCTCATCAAGGCAAGCACGTGTTGTCATCAGGCGCTTGCACTGAATCCTCGTTTG GTTGATGCCTATTGCAACCTTGGTGATGTGTTGAAAGCACAAGGATCATACAGAGAT GCATACAATTGCTTTAGAGAGGTTGTAAGCATATTGCCTAGTTGTGCAAGTGCCTGGTGCAATATTGCTGGACTTTTCATGCAATGGGGAGATTTCAATAAGGCAGCTTTCTACTATAAG GAAGCAATCAAATTCAAGCCGTCATTTTATGATGCCCATTTGAACTTGGGCAATCTTTACAAG GCGGTCGGAATGTGTCAGGATGCAATTATATGCTACCAGAATGCAGCACAGGCATGGCCACAAAATGCAGTACCTTATG GTAGTCTTGGCGACGCCTACTATGAACAAGGCCAACTGGATCTTGCTATTTTAAGCTACAGGCATGCCACTAATTGCAACCCATCTTATGTTGAAGCATACAATAATCTG GGAAATGCTTTAAAAGGATCTGGAAAATGTGACGAAGCGATCTGTTGCTACCAG ACATGCCTTGCTCTTCAACCTAATCATCCTCAAGCTCTGACAAACCTTGGCAATGTTTATATGGAGAG GAGCATGCTGGACATAGCTGCTTCACATTTCATGGCAGTGCTTGCAGTTACTACTGGATTATCTGCACCTTACAACAATTTAGCAATGATCTATAAACAGCAG GGAAGCTATGATAATGCCATATCATGTTATAATGAAGTACTCCGTGTTGATCCTTTGGCTGCGGACGGTCTTGTTAATAGAGGGAATACATTGAAAGAAGCAGGCAGGGTCAGTGAAGCAATTCAGGACTATTTGCAGGCTGCTGCTATTAGACCAACAATGGCTGAAGCTCATGCAAATTTGGCATATGC GGGCCTACTGGACTCGGCAATTGTTAGTTACAAGCAGGCCTTGCAATTACGCCCAGATTTTCCAGAAGTTACCTGTAATCTCTTGCACACTCTACAG TGTGTATGTGATTGGGATGGCAGAGAAGAGAAGCTCATCAAGGTAGAGGGGATTATCAGGCAGCAAATACAG ATGTCCCTTCTTCCAAGTATGCAACCATTCCATGCCATGGCATTACCAATTGATCCAACTCTTGAACTGGAAATCAG TAAAAAATATGCAGATCATTACTCTTTGGTTGCATTGCGTTTTGGTCTTCCTGCGTTCACATACCCCTCTCGTACTCCTATAAAGACTGATGACAGAACTTCTCGGCTTAGGATTGG ATATGTGAGTAGTGACTTCGGCAATCATCCTTTGTCTCATCTCATGGGATCTGTATTTGGAATGCACAACAAAGACATCGTAGAG GTTTTCTGTTATGCACTGAGCCGAGATGATGGTACTGAATGGAGGCAACGTATTAAAGGTGAAGCAGAGCATTTCACTGATGTGTCAACAATGCCATCTGATATGATTGCTAAAGTTATCAATGAAGATAAGATACAAATTCTTATCAATCTTAATGGATATACAAAG GGTGCAAGGAATGAAATTTTCGCCATGCAACCCGCTCCAATCCAGGTTTCTTACATGGGATTTCCTTCAACTACTGGTGCTAGTTATATTGATTATTTGATTACTGATGAG TTTGTCTCTCTGTTGAAATATTCTCATATATACTTAGAAAAGCTTGTCCACCTTCCTTACTGTTACTTCGTGAGTGATTATAAACAG AAAAATCAAGAAGCTCTTGATCCAGTTTGCCCACACAAACGAGCCGACTATGGCCTTCCAGAGGACAAATTTATTTTTGCATGCTTCAATCAACTGTACAAGATGGACCCAGATATATTTGAGACCTG GTGCAATATTCTCAAATGTGTGTCAAACAGTGTCTTGTGGCTGTTGAGATTTCCAGCTGCTGGAGAGATGAGATTGCGTGCAT ATGCAATTTCAAAAGGAGTAAGGGCCGATCAAATAATATTTACAGATGTTGCTGCGAAAACTGAGCATATAAGGCGCAGTGTGTTGGCGGATCTCTTTCTTGACAC TCCATTGTGTAATGGCCACACTACTGGTACAGATGTACTATGGGCTGGCCTTCCAATGATTACTCTTGCTCTGCAGAAAATGGCAACAAGGGTTGCAGGTTCACTCTGTCTAGCTACTCGAGTTGGGGAAGAGATGATAGTCAATAG CCTAAAAGAATATGAAGAAAGGGCTGTATTTTTAGCCACACATCCATCAAAACTTCAAGCTCTTACAAACAGGCTCAAGGCTGTACGGATGACCTGTCCTTTGTTTGATACATCTCGATGG GTAAGGAATCTGGAAAGGGCATATTTGAGAATGTGGCATCTTTATTGCTCTGGTAGCCATCCTCAGCATTTTAAAGTGGTAGAAGACGACACCCAGTTTCCCTTTGATGGATAA
- the LOC136450999 gene encoding probable UDP-N-acetylglucosamine--peptide N-acetylglucosaminyltransferase SEC isoform X3, whose protein sequence is MLSICGRGGGAVAAGEEQRAPYPPLPPYPRPLQLGATIDALILNQLQVDERTRLDIAQQSYNAGDFRAALEQSNAIYRENPRRLENLLLLGAVYFQLREFDMCIAKNEEAIAIQPNFPEFFNNMASAWREKGDIDHAIQCYEHAIQLRPTFADAFSNLANAYTRKGNLIKASTCCHQALALNPRLVDAYCNLGDVLKAQGSYRDAYNCFREVVSILPSCASAWCNIAGLFMQWGDFNKAAFYYKEAIKFKPSFYDAHLNLGNLYKAVGMCQDAIICYQNAAQAWPQNAVPYGSLGDAYYEQGQLDLAILSYRHATNCNPSYVEAYNNLGNALKGSGKCDEAICCYQTCLALQPNHPQALTNLGNVYMERSMLDIAASHFMAVLAVTTGLSAPYNNLAMIYKQQGSYDNAISCYNEVLRVDPLAADGLVNRGNTLKEAGRVSEAIQDYLQAAAIRPTMAEAHANLAYAYKDTGLLDSAIVSYKQALQLRPDFPEVTCNLLHTLQCVCDWDGREEKLIKMSLLPSMQPFHAMALPIDPTLELEISKKYADHYSLVALRFGLPAFTYPSRTPIKTDDRTSRLRIGYVSSDFGNHPLSHLMGSVFGMHNKDIVEVFCYALSRDDGTEWRQRIKGEAEHFTDVSTMPSDMIAKVINEDKIQILINLNGYTKGARNEIFAMQPAPIQVSYMGFPSTTGASYIDYLITDEFVSLLKYSHIYLEKLVHLPYCYFVSDYKQKNQEALDPVCPHKRADYGLPEDKFIFACFNQLYKMDPDIFETWCNILKCVSNSVLWLLRFPAAGEMRLRAYAISKGVRADQIIFTDVAAKTEHIRRSVLADLFLDTPLCNGHTTGTDVLWAGLPMITLALQKMATRVAGSLCLATRVGEEMIVNSLKEYEERAVFLATHPSKLQALTNRLKAVRMTCPLFDTSRWVRNLERAYLRMWHLYCSGSHPQHFKVVEDDTQFPFDG, encoded by the exons ATGCTCTCCATttgcggccgcggcggtggcgcCGTGGCAGCTGGGGAGGAACAGCGCGCGCCCTACCCGCCCCTTCCTCCCTACCCGCGGCCGCTGCAGCTCGGCGCGACGATCGATGCCCTGATACTGAACCAGCTCCAAG TTGACGAACGCACGCGGCTCGACATCGCGCAACAGAGTTACAACGCAGGGGATTTCAGAGCGGCACTTGAACAGAGCAATGCCATTTACAGGGAGAACCCCCGGCGCTTGGAGAACCTCCTGCTTCTCGGCGCCGTTTATTTCCAG ctCCGGGAGTTTGACATGTGCATCGCCAAGAACGAGGAGGCTATTGCAATCCAGCCCAATTTTCCGGAGTTCTTCAACAACATGGCGAGTGCATGGAGG GAGAAAGGTGATATAGATCATGCCATCCAGTGCTATGAACATGCAATTCAG CTCCGGCCCACGTTCGCTGATGCATTCTCAAACTTAGCGAATGCTTATACTCGAAAAGGAAATCTCATCAAGGCAAGCACGTGTTGTCATCAGGCGCTTGCACTGAATCCTCGTTTG GTTGATGCCTATTGCAACCTTGGTGATGTGTTGAAAGCACAAGGATCATACAGAGAT GCATACAATTGCTTTAGAGAGGTTGTAAGCATATTGCCTAGTTGTGCAAGTGCCTGGTGCAATATTGCTGGACTTTTCATGCAATGGGGAGATTTCAATAAGGCAGCTTTCTACTATAAG GAAGCAATCAAATTCAAGCCGTCATTTTATGATGCCCATTTGAACTTGGGCAATCTTTACAAG GCGGTCGGAATGTGTCAGGATGCAATTATATGCTACCAGAATGCAGCACAGGCATGGCCACAAAATGCAGTACCTTATG GTAGTCTTGGCGACGCCTACTATGAACAAGGCCAACTGGATCTTGCTATTTTAAGCTACAGGCATGCCACTAATTGCAACCCATCTTATGTTGAAGCATACAATAATCTG GGAAATGCTTTAAAAGGATCTGGAAAATGTGACGAAGCGATCTGTTGCTACCAG ACATGCCTTGCTCTTCAACCTAATCATCCTCAAGCTCTGACAAACCTTGGCAATGTTTATATGGAGAG GAGCATGCTGGACATAGCTGCTTCACATTTCATGGCAGTGCTTGCAGTTACTACTGGATTATCTGCACCTTACAACAATTTAGCAATGATCTATAAACAGCAG GGAAGCTATGATAATGCCATATCATGTTATAATGAAGTACTCCGTGTTGATCCTTTGGCTGCGGACGGTCTTGTTAATAGAGGGAATACATTGAAAGAAGCAGGCAGGGTCAGTGAAGCAATTCAGGACTATTTGCAGGCTGCTGCTATTAGACCAACAATGGCTGAAGCTCATGCAAATTTGGCATATGCGTATAAAGACAC GGGCCTACTGGACTCGGCAATTGTTAGTTACAAGCAGGCCTTGCAATTACGCCCAGATTTTCCAGAAGTTACCTGTAATCTCTTGCACACTCTACAG TGTGTATGTGATTGGGATGGCAGAGAAGAGAAGCTCATCAAG ATGTCCCTTCTTCCAAGTATGCAACCATTCCATGCCATGGCATTACCAATTGATCCAACTCTTGAACTGGAAATCAG TAAAAAATATGCAGATCATTACTCTTTGGTTGCATTGCGTTTTGGTCTTCCTGCGTTCACATACCCCTCTCGTACTCCTATAAAGACTGATGACAGAACTTCTCGGCTTAGGATTGG ATATGTGAGTAGTGACTTCGGCAATCATCCTTTGTCTCATCTCATGGGATCTGTATTTGGAATGCACAACAAAGACATCGTAGAG GTTTTCTGTTATGCACTGAGCCGAGATGATGGTACTGAATGGAGGCAACGTATTAAAGGTGAAGCAGAGCATTTCACTGATGTGTCAACAATGCCATCTGATATGATTGCTAAAGTTATCAATGAAGATAAGATACAAATTCTTATCAATCTTAATGGATATACAAAG GGTGCAAGGAATGAAATTTTCGCCATGCAACCCGCTCCAATCCAGGTTTCTTACATGGGATTTCCTTCAACTACTGGTGCTAGTTATATTGATTATTTGATTACTGATGAG TTTGTCTCTCTGTTGAAATATTCTCATATATACTTAGAAAAGCTTGTCCACCTTCCTTACTGTTACTTCGTGAGTGATTATAAACAG AAAAATCAAGAAGCTCTTGATCCAGTTTGCCCACACAAACGAGCCGACTATGGCCTTCCAGAGGACAAATTTATTTTTGCATGCTTCAATCAACTGTACAAGATGGACCCAGATATATTTGAGACCTG GTGCAATATTCTCAAATGTGTGTCAAACAGTGTCTTGTGGCTGTTGAGATTTCCAGCTGCTGGAGAGATGAGATTGCGTGCAT ATGCAATTTCAAAAGGAGTAAGGGCCGATCAAATAATATTTACAGATGTTGCTGCGAAAACTGAGCATATAAGGCGCAGTGTGTTGGCGGATCTCTTTCTTGACAC TCCATTGTGTAATGGCCACACTACTGGTACAGATGTACTATGGGCTGGCCTTCCAATGATTACTCTTGCTCTGCAGAAAATGGCAACAAGGGTTGCAGGTTCACTCTGTCTAGCTACTCGAGTTGGGGAAGAGATGATAGTCAATAG CCTAAAAGAATATGAAGAAAGGGCTGTATTTTTAGCCACACATCCATCAAAACTTCAAGCTCTTACAAACAGGCTCAAGGCTGTACGGATGACCTGTCCTTTGTTTGATACATCTCGATGG GTAAGGAATCTGGAAAGGGCATATTTGAGAATGTGGCATCTTTATTGCTCTGGTAGCCATCCTCAGCATTTTAAAGTGGTAGAAGACGACACCCAGTTTCCCTTTGATGGATAA
- the LOC136450999 gene encoding probable UDP-N-acetylglucosamine--peptide N-acetylglucosaminyltransferase SEC isoform X4: MLSICGRGGGAVAAGEEQRAPYPPLPPYPRPLQLGATIDALILNQLQVDERTRLDIAQQSYNAGDFRAALEQSNAIYRENPRRLENLLLLGAVYFQLREFDMCIAKNEEAIAIQPNFPEFFNNMASAWREKGDIDHAIQCYEHAIQLRPTFADAFSNLANAYTRKGNLIKASTCCHQALALNPRLVDAYCNLGDVLKAQGSYRDAYNCFREVVSILPSCASAWCNIAGLFMQWGDFNKAAFYYKEAIKFKPSFYDAHLNLGNLYKAVGMCQDAIICYQNAAQAWPQNAVPYGSLGDAYYEQGQLDLAILSYRHATNCNPSYVEAYNNLGNALKGSGKCDEAICCYQTCLALQPNHPQALTNLGNVYMERSMLDIAASHFMAVLAVTTGLSAPYNNLAMIYKQQGSYDNAISCYNEVLRVDPLAADGLVNRGNTLKEAGRVSEAIQDYLQAAAIRPTMAEAHANLAYAYKDTGLLDSAIVSYKQALQLRPDFPEVTCNLLHTLQCVCDWDGREEKLIKVEGIIRQQIQMSLLPSMQPFHAMALPIDPTLELEISKKYADHYSLVALRFGLPAFTYPSRTPIKTDDRTSRLRIGYVSSDFGNHPLSHLMGSVFGMHNKDIVEVFCYALSRDDGTEWRQRIKGEAEHFTDVSTMPSDMIAKVINEDKIQILINLNGYTKGARNEIFAMQPAPIQVSYMGFPSTTGASYIDYLITDEKNQEALDPVCPHKRADYGLPEDKFIFACFNQLYKMDPDIFETWCNILKCVSNSVLWLLRFPAAGEMRLRAYAISKGVRADQIIFTDVAAKTEHIRRSVLADLFLDTPLCNGHTTGTDVLWAGLPMITLALQKMATRVAGSLCLATRVGEEMIVNSLKEYEERAVFLATHPSKLQALTNRLKAVRMTCPLFDTSRWVRNLERAYLRMWHLYCSGSHPQHFKVVEDDTQFPFDG, from the exons ATGCTCTCCATttgcggccgcggcggtggcgcCGTGGCAGCTGGGGAGGAACAGCGCGCGCCCTACCCGCCCCTTCCTCCCTACCCGCGGCCGCTGCAGCTCGGCGCGACGATCGATGCCCTGATACTGAACCAGCTCCAAG TTGACGAACGCACGCGGCTCGACATCGCGCAACAGAGTTACAACGCAGGGGATTTCAGAGCGGCACTTGAACAGAGCAATGCCATTTACAGGGAGAACCCCCGGCGCTTGGAGAACCTCCTGCTTCTCGGCGCCGTTTATTTCCAG ctCCGGGAGTTTGACATGTGCATCGCCAAGAACGAGGAGGCTATTGCAATCCAGCCCAATTTTCCGGAGTTCTTCAACAACATGGCGAGTGCATGGAGG GAGAAAGGTGATATAGATCATGCCATCCAGTGCTATGAACATGCAATTCAG CTCCGGCCCACGTTCGCTGATGCATTCTCAAACTTAGCGAATGCTTATACTCGAAAAGGAAATCTCATCAAGGCAAGCACGTGTTGTCATCAGGCGCTTGCACTGAATCCTCGTTTG GTTGATGCCTATTGCAACCTTGGTGATGTGTTGAAAGCACAAGGATCATACAGAGAT GCATACAATTGCTTTAGAGAGGTTGTAAGCATATTGCCTAGTTGTGCAAGTGCCTGGTGCAATATTGCTGGACTTTTCATGCAATGGGGAGATTTCAATAAGGCAGCTTTCTACTATAAG GAAGCAATCAAATTCAAGCCGTCATTTTATGATGCCCATTTGAACTTGGGCAATCTTTACAAG GCGGTCGGAATGTGTCAGGATGCAATTATATGCTACCAGAATGCAGCACAGGCATGGCCACAAAATGCAGTACCTTATG GTAGTCTTGGCGACGCCTACTATGAACAAGGCCAACTGGATCTTGCTATTTTAAGCTACAGGCATGCCACTAATTGCAACCCATCTTATGTTGAAGCATACAATAATCTG GGAAATGCTTTAAAAGGATCTGGAAAATGTGACGAAGCGATCTGTTGCTACCAG ACATGCCTTGCTCTTCAACCTAATCATCCTCAAGCTCTGACAAACCTTGGCAATGTTTATATGGAGAG GAGCATGCTGGACATAGCTGCTTCACATTTCATGGCAGTGCTTGCAGTTACTACTGGATTATCTGCACCTTACAACAATTTAGCAATGATCTATAAACAGCAG GGAAGCTATGATAATGCCATATCATGTTATAATGAAGTACTCCGTGTTGATCCTTTGGCTGCGGACGGTCTTGTTAATAGAGGGAATACATTGAAAGAAGCAGGCAGGGTCAGTGAAGCAATTCAGGACTATTTGCAGGCTGCTGCTATTAGACCAACAATGGCTGAAGCTCATGCAAATTTGGCATATGCGTATAAAGACAC GGGCCTACTGGACTCGGCAATTGTTAGTTACAAGCAGGCCTTGCAATTACGCCCAGATTTTCCAGAAGTTACCTGTAATCTCTTGCACACTCTACAG TGTGTATGTGATTGGGATGGCAGAGAAGAGAAGCTCATCAAGGTAGAGGGGATTATCAGGCAGCAAATACAG ATGTCCCTTCTTCCAAGTATGCAACCATTCCATGCCATGGCATTACCAATTGATCCAACTCTTGAACTGGAAATCAG TAAAAAATATGCAGATCATTACTCTTTGGTTGCATTGCGTTTTGGTCTTCCTGCGTTCACATACCCCTCTCGTACTCCTATAAAGACTGATGACAGAACTTCTCGGCTTAGGATTGG ATATGTGAGTAGTGACTTCGGCAATCATCCTTTGTCTCATCTCATGGGATCTGTATTTGGAATGCACAACAAAGACATCGTAGAG GTTTTCTGTTATGCACTGAGCCGAGATGATGGTACTGAATGGAGGCAACGTATTAAAGGTGAAGCAGAGCATTTCACTGATGTGTCAACAATGCCATCTGATATGATTGCTAAAGTTATCAATGAAGATAAGATACAAATTCTTATCAATCTTAATGGATATACAAAG GGTGCAAGGAATGAAATTTTCGCCATGCAACCCGCTCCAATCCAGGTTTCTTACATGGGATTTCCTTCAACTACTGGTGCTAGTTATATTGATTATTTGATTACTGATGAG AAAAATCAAGAAGCTCTTGATCCAGTTTGCCCACACAAACGAGCCGACTATGGCCTTCCAGAGGACAAATTTATTTTTGCATGCTTCAATCAACTGTACAAGATGGACCCAGATATATTTGAGACCTG GTGCAATATTCTCAAATGTGTGTCAAACAGTGTCTTGTGGCTGTTGAGATTTCCAGCTGCTGGAGAGATGAGATTGCGTGCAT ATGCAATTTCAAAAGGAGTAAGGGCCGATCAAATAATATTTACAGATGTTGCTGCGAAAACTGAGCATATAAGGCGCAGTGTGTTGGCGGATCTCTTTCTTGACAC TCCATTGTGTAATGGCCACACTACTGGTACAGATGTACTATGGGCTGGCCTTCCAATGATTACTCTTGCTCTGCAGAAAATGGCAACAAGGGTTGCAGGTTCACTCTGTCTAGCTACTCGAGTTGGGGAAGAGATGATAGTCAATAG CCTAAAAGAATATGAAGAAAGGGCTGTATTTTTAGCCACACATCCATCAAAACTTCAAGCTCTTACAAACAGGCTCAAGGCTGTACGGATGACCTGTCCTTTGTTTGATACATCTCGATGG GTAAGGAATCTGGAAAGGGCATATTTGAGAATGTGGCATCTTTATTGCTCTGGTAGCCATCCTCAGCATTTTAAAGTGGTAGAAGACGACACCCAGTTTCCCTTTGATGGATAA